The nucleotide sequence gccaaggtgatgacaatagcttttttttttttttcaaaaaatagatgagctaaaaaaaaaaattggggggggggagggattctggtaggggcgtggggtattgtttgggtggaatccattgtggtattcaggtaagtgttgttttgtcaaagtaataataaaatgtgatcataaataaagaagttatggcaatttaagcaaaatgttcaattatctaagtgtaaaaggggccataattatgtaaaaatgctttatacagtggtctgctcttgtttataggttgggtcatgttggtaaacaagtatgcaacatataaaagcaatatgtcaaaggatataggaaatatttggggtagtacgcacactttaacatagatttatcaatattatgcatattcttagtataaaggcaataattatgacaaaatgcttgatagagttgtctgctcttgtttataggttggggtgatgttggtaaacaagtatgcaaaatataaaagcaatatgtcaagggacaatgaaaataaatggggtagtacgaaaactttaacatttgctgcatattcttagtggaaagggggccataattataacaaaatgcttgatagagttgtctgctcttgtttataggttggggtcatgttggttaacaagtatgcaaaatatgaaagcaatatgtgaagggagaaagaaaatatttggggtagtacgaaaactttaacatttgcatgcagacgctaacgcagacgccggggtgagtaggatagctccactatatatattttatatataatagtcaagctaaaaattagTGTTAAAGACTGAGGTCTCATGTAGCAAAAGGGCATGGCGGATAGAGGCTCGCGCATGCTCACCCGTGGACTGAATGACACTTACCTTTTCTATCATGATGGAAAATTATACACGAATGAGAATTACAAAACAATTATGACGAATATAGCATTATTCTTGATGCATAGAACTTGCTCGCAATATACCTACCCCGTGTGTACTATAGCAAATGCACGTTTTGCTCGCTCATAAAATTTGAATCTTTCCATCTTCTCAATGTTGACCTGAAAAGTATTGAAAGTCCTCATAGGAGTGAAATCCCACCTACCTACATAAaattgagctgtgctctgggaaaatgggtctaaatgcatgtgtagtTGAGTgtcatcaggaacgacactttccatttaATAGCTAaattgggatgacacttaacacagtGCTTTTAGCCAAATTttaccagaatgaggctcatttactgaaaaaaaaattaacaggaCTAGTTAGGAATTTTGAAAAATTCAACGAATTTATTTCCCTAATTCATGCATTGTTGTTAATCAATAGTTATTCATGACAACAACTCCACACAATGGACTGGAGGCGAAACAATGACAGACTACTATTTGGCTCAAAAGTAGCGAACAACCAAGGACCAGTTTACCCCAAATAACTATGAAGTCATGCCCTGGGCACAATAATATGAGGCTTGCTTTAAGAATACAGGGCCTAAGGCATGCGCCTAAAGTGTTGTCTTAGAGTAGCCTGTGTCGTCTAAACacgctattcagggacaacactttctactcTTAAGGAGGTATCTTCTTAACAATTATTAAGTCTAGGCATCCCGAATTTATTGTCTTACCTGAGAACCTTCTATGTTGTCAATGATCACCTGATACTCAGTCCAGATCGGGGTCTGAACACCCTTTGCCTTGTCTTCTGGGACCTTGTCCATCAAACATACCTGAAGGGACATAAAAAACGCCTGAACAGACATCAAACACATCTGAACAGACATCAAACACACCTGAACAGACATCAAACACACCTGAACAGACATCAAACAAACGAATATACATCAAACACACCAGAACAGACATAAACAGACATCAAACACACCTGAACAAACATCAAACACACCTGAACAGACATCAAACACACCTGAAAAGACATCAAACATACCTGAACAGACATCAAAGACATGTGAACAATCCAAAACACACACCtgaaaacaaatcaaacaaatcTGAACAGACATCAAACACATCATTACAGACATCAGAAAAAACATCAAAAACACTTGAACAGACATCAAACACACCTAAAGGGACACCAAACACACCTGAAAGGACACCAAACACACCTGAAAGATCAATCAAACACACCAAAAAAGTCAATCAAACACACATGAACAGACACAAATACACCTAAACAGTCACCAAACACacctgaacagccaatcaaacaCACCTGAACAGTCAATCAAACACACCTGAAAAGTCAATCAAACACACCTGAACAGACAACAAATACACCTAAACGGTCACCAAACACATGTGAACAGTAAATCCCAAAACACTTAAACATTAATGAAAACACACCTGAACAGTCATAAAACACACCATGTCCATCAAACACACCTAAACAGTCATCAAACACACCTAAACAGTCATTGAATACACCTTAACAGTCCATCAAACACATCTGAACAGACATCAAACACATCTTGTCCATCTAACACATCTAAACATACATCAAACACACCTTGTCCATCAAACATACTTGAACAGACATCAAACACACTTCAACAGTcctagaaaaaaaataaaagaccTGAACAGTATTTGGGAGTTTAAATCTTGACAGTTACTTACCGGATGAGAGACGTAGGTATCCAGGGGTAACAGCTGCAGAATACCTTCCAGAAGTTTGGGAATGGTGATTCCTATGATGACATTTAAcaatatgttataatatataataaatgatcACCATATGATAATCTGGCTTATAGATAATTCTCATGATTAGtatttaaactttatttgtgccaccctctgggaaaatgggtcttaaacatgtgcgtaaagtgtcccagattagcctgtggagactgacaggcttatcagggccgacactttatGCCTAGACTGAGTTTTCATTTAGAAGACACTTCCTTTCAAAAAAATAATCAGAAACACAACTTACATTGGATATTCTTCATTTAAGACATGTGTGAGTAAAAGAAGTCACTTAAGTCCTGTTAATTATGGCAAAAATTcctaacaaaaaaaataaaatgttaattaacaataacaattgcTCAAAGACATTGTTTACAATAACAtgtaacaatatttaagttaCCATCTGCTCGTATTTCCTTGGGTCCAAATCTACAGATAGAAGTGGTTGGGAAATGAGCATCTGCCAAAACTGAAACGACAAgctgttaatatttaaaaattcaaataaagcTCCTTGAAATGCCTATAGGTCCAAACCAAAAAGGTTACAAACAAATCCGTaatcaataacaaaataatattataatgtactttttgtattGTGTCCGTCTAGTGACCAGGAGCGTTTGATTGCCATTGTAGAAGTGTTCTTAAGATCTTCACCAGAGAcataaagtactggttctacccagaaaacagacttgagagcatttcaataagacAAAGGCTTTTGATGTATACAAGATAAATTAATAGGTCAAaagtaaacatgtttaaaaaatgtaaaagcatttcaaaaataaattccttattaaacaagagatgtgtttgtcagaaacacaatgacaccttttgccccgctttgaagccataaatttgacatttgaccttgaaggatgaccttgacctttcaccactcaaaatgtgcagctctttgAGATacttatgcatgccaaataacaaaatgctatcttcaatattgcaaaagttatgggcaatgttaaagttttcggaaggacTGACAGActaacggacagttcaactgctatatgccaccctacagggggaataaaaaattatataaaagaacAGTAGTTAACTGCTTACAGCCTTTTTGCGCAACCCTTTTGTTTTTAATCCTTTGAGTGTTACTATCCTAGATTTTTACTTAATACAGAAGGAGGTTAAGCAGGAAACTATGATAGACTAATACAGTTATAATATGAAGGTACATGTTCACACTTGACCCTTGTTAGCTTACTGATTTCATCTCCATGTCCCATGGAGGCAAGTGTAAAGAGAAGTTCTGGCGAGATGACCTTAGGCACGTTTTTCAGTGGCATGTTGCGTTAGAAGTTATTATTGTTATGATATGAAATCAGCAGCTGGAAGGAGTTAACAGGTGGATGATGTCCCAGTGACAGCTATACAAGATGTGGTTAGTACtacaacaaaaacatgaacaaagttcaagaattgttttacaaaaaaaattgatGAGTATCGACTGTTTCACTGTTGATCTATATGAATAAGCATGTTATACGAGTTCTTCGCCATGAAACAAGTGCAATGTTTGGTAACCACCATTATACTATTTAATATGATCTGGCTTGGTTGATTTCTTTGtatcatatttatgtacattACTAGTTTGACCAAATTTAATTGGAGTcaattattttttgcagaaatacAGAATATTCATATATTCAATATGAGCCTAGCTCTGTGAAAAAAAGGTTTAATgtctgcataaagtattgtccttagattagcctgtgcagtctgcacaggctaatatggcacACCACTTTCCACATTAgtcctaaattggattttcattaatgagattttctttaaaagtaatataaataaaaaagtgttgtccctggtaagccAGTGCAGATTTCACATGTTaaaatgggatgacacttaaagcacatgaattgagtcccaTTTTCCCAAACCAAGGCTCATATCATACATATTAAAAATGCAGTACATACCTTTAAATTGGTGCCTTTAAAATGAACAGACTGCTGTTAAGTGCAAATATTCACTTTGACGTTGAAACACATTCAGTTTTAGGTTTCTTTGACTTGTTAACAAAAGCCATTCAATAAAATGTATCCAGTTTCAAGCTATTGTTTCATTAAAACCACCAAGCGTTCTGCCACTGAATGTTCTCTGTTACTCTTACTCAATATTGTCATTACAATAGAAGATCTActaattaaaacagcaaatttaAAGCTTACAATTGCTTTGAACTTTGACCCTGCTTTTTACCTGCTCGACGTGACATAGACACAGCGAGATATGATATTGATAAGAAGAGTGTTGAATTACTATGACAAGCAAAATGTGATGTTGAAAAAACCTGCAATTTTATGATATGTCTCTTTAAGGCTAATATAAACTTGTTTACGCCCATTGAAATTTGATTATCTGTATAATTATCTTCCTAACTAACTGACTGCGTGAAGACTTGAAGTTGCTCCCTGCTAATGTCTTCTATCAAACTTAATCATCTTTGACCGATTCTGACTTACCGCCCTTGTTACACGTCACTGGGCCCCAGACTGgtaaatgcaattaaatattaataattgctCTATAATCACACTATCACAACTTGTTTGCATCAATGCTTTTCTTGTTATCAGCTCTATTTATTGCCGTTTACATGTATAAATCCATGTACGCATTACAACTAAGGGAAACAACCCAGAAATGCGGAATAACAGCATTGCAGACAATTTGCCGACTTGCAAGTTGActtaaggttatattacactaattccgattcccatagggtcccattataaaactgacaactttcacagcatttttcttgcctttccgacgtatcaatttttccgaacctggtatcattttaaagatggatctgtcatcttccaataattgcaatcaaaaacataccgtctcgcaacttctaagaaagtaaatcgctgtcgaatgaacccaccgtagaaaaacgtgtttcggaatcctaatttcgacaaaagccccacacaatagaaaacacaccctcaaaagttcatcttttaagttagcttccaatccaaggcatcaaagtactccagacacatacaggatattacaaataaccacaaaagacatgtctcacattgttaaatggcttatattcaagaagagaaaaggaactctttagaaataggcactactttcgaatggaccacggagggatacacaatgatttagtgtaatgtaaccttaagGTAGCACACCTCTAATGATtaccgcgatttcttcgaaggttgaagagcctactattaggtgccgtagcctagtggttaaggcgatagactagaaatcttttgggatattcccgcgcaggttcgaatcctgccgacgacgtatacttttttgcgacgcgttttatttattttctaacgtaatttgatttaatatggcatataagctatatttattgttaaatatgttgcaaatttatgcacattcttcaattattaaaattaaagcaacgttatggcgaaattgggtgatttactgttgaaaatacgaacaatgcatgttgcatttttatttttatttcaaaaagtaaacggtaaatctgtctatttcttggtatttttgctgtatatagtgtttctataaaaactaagtttaaaatatgacttaaatgatactattttgaattttatgacactttgtttttaaccgacccaatttttacttggctgaaatcacttacatttcatggcgctcttccatagataaaaatttgtaaaaaataaatgtctgtaaaagaatacttatttcatcttgtttaaactttaaacacctttacagcatctgtacacaccaactgcatgcccatatttggaaatttgaatgaattatggaacttttatataccccaggggtgaaaataaactggacaaaagccgagcgtgggggtggttttgaaaaaatcggtatactttttcaaaaagcatggaaagcctacctacaaatttgcatgtagttcagtgaaatgatgctgattaagaaaataattacttagattatatttggatatgtgcccattagaggtgcgctaccttaaattgCAAAGAATCAATTGTTGATacaatatttcatcattttctcAACAAGTCacgttgtttatttgtttaacacaAATCGAAAGTTCATAATTCTGTGTTTGaattttgtgttcatttttagAACGATATGCACGTGACTCTCGCGGGGCACGCGTTGATCgtatactggtcgtgtacgtaattccggcctgtacgtaaaaaatcgaccacctgtgtttaatcatgttcatgatctaaacacacatattttgattatttttttaacaatcaccttgaaaaccaaccctactctcaatattttgcaaattaaagacgcatatcactgtaaacgtctgcattaaaatgtctaaaaaaaatctttttcataatttaaaattattaaattattacttaaaaattaaaatgtctaAAACATACGACGAAATATTTCTCACATGGGAAAAGTGACGTCATCATCCATAGcgaaaattatattcatataagaaacaaatatatttgataaaattattattatttctatctgataaactttaattaaggtattttcaattaattgtataaaacatacatttaaaacataaaaatcaggacctaaatataaacttttaataaattaattacctcccttgattagaatattaataggttacacgttgtaaaattaaatataagcgtttactaaaaatcgacactAAAGTCAACTTTTTAGACAAAATGTTTTTTACTTCCTTAGCTATGTtagaaaaatttgaaaaaaactattaaaaataaatacgatgctgtccggtaatcttgcgcagttaagggtcaattggtttgaAAACTTGTTCTTGTATAAATTGACaatataatatcttattttaatatgaaaataagaatttcatttgcttattaacacaaaaatatgtcATTAATTCAGTGaggaactgtccgatttgatttcaaaacaaacatgactcacctcattttcaaactgtcagtgtgtccggtaatcttgcgcacttggtgtaatgacctcatttaggcaaaattgtagacatatggtgtccaagtAGTgccaaaaaacattccagaaaattattttaaaaatcactttgtaaaaccattcaaatttaatgaggatttctagtgcagttttggtgatgatggtggtggtattcTGTTGACTGtagcaaaagaaacaataaaaatataaaatgattgattTCTAGCGTGAAAAAAAAGTTTATGCATAGCAGGTTTAATTTTACCCGGATCATACGTCCATAggttacagaaaatatcaaaactaggccattgcgcatgcggacatcataccaaatgtggtttgacagaatggcgggaaatgataACAATGTCGTCTGATAGGATATATTTTCAATGGCCAAAAATACATAACTGATCGGTGTTATGCagtggaatgctaaattacacgttggatttatgaatttttaatttaaagtatgaaaaacgCTAGAGACCGCAGGGAATCTGTGATTCATTTAGAATTTATCGTAAGTATGTCAGTgtttacgatacatgtacaatctATAAAGATGACGCAACAggtgttaaaatgtaataatcccatttttgttttgcatggaatatgtacattttaaatccgtttattcttaaaaatgtgaaattccatatTTCATCACTAAATAACACCATTTGACGTCGCTACTGcggagtgcgcaagattaccggacgcgcaagattaccggacttacctgtattttttatgaatttgcagtTCCCCATTAACAGTgcctgtttatatttattaaaataggtagggggagtaactggtataataatgtcgcatatattttaagtttcaagtcgaaattttgtgtgtgtgtaaacctttattaatacttaaaatgaggacatttgtctaaagatattgctttgtaattgtacctgcagattaaactgaaaagtggccgattttttaggtacaatagCCCTACGAAAATTGATAGTTAATATGTCGATAATTTCTGTTGATAAAAGTtacatacactgatctaattctattgaaattttcatgctaggggTGTTTttaacccaggattatatatgtgaagtttagtttcaaccagttgcctaaaacaaaagattttgttaaaatagtcccaaaagtggccggaatcacgtacacgaccagtatttGTGAAAAATGGTATGCTTTCCTAGAAATGACACACATATAATGGTTAAGGGGAAATTTTGCATCTTTACTCTCTTGTTTCTGATGATAAATGCATCCAATTATCCCAATCACCAAATATTTGAGTGAGTCTATACTTTGCTATTTGTTATTGCTGTCAGCAAAAGTTGCATTCTGTCATGTTTTCTTGTTATAATGAGACGTGGTGCTTGTGACTGAAGCTTCTGCCTTAACTGGAATATTCCTTGTTCCTTcttgtttctaaaaaaaactgatttttgtTCAGATGGAACTTCCTTTAAAATAAAGATTTCATAAAGGCAGAAAGCgtcttgcctgattagcctgtgtggactgcacatgctaatctgaaaAACGATTTAGGCATAGAACTTGTATTTCATGATTGAAGAGAATATCAACATTGGTATCAGAAAACTAGCTTTAATGTAtttacataaagtgtcatctcagattagcctgtgtggactgcacagacttatctggagAAACACTGTAAGCATTGAGCTTATATTTCATGATTAGAGAGAATATGAGCCTTGGTCTCAGAAAACTAGCCTTAATGtatttgcttaaagtgtcgtcccagattagcctgtggagtctgcacaggcttatcagggacaacattttctgtctaaactggatttagTTTAGTTGAgactttattttaaagaaaaaaaaaatcataaaagtggCAAGTGTCTTCACTGTGttgcctgtgcgggctgcacatgttaatctcggATTACACATTACgcaaaatgcattaagccctgttttttcagAATGCGTCTCATATACACCAGTCTTGGAACAAAGATTTACCAACAGCTGTTACAATGTTGAAGACAATGTGTGGCATGCATCAACTATGTTGCTTGcttaaaggtgaaggtcacagtagAAATATGAAGTTGATGCATATATAATACATGAAAATAGTAAAATTGAAATTGTGTCTTTGGTCCATATCTTCATTGTGGCTGGTGTAGAAAATAAACAGCACGCATCGTCATGCAGCTCCTTTAGTATTGTTATGGTGCTAATTGTGCTTCTTAAGTGGTGCCGTGCTTTATCAATATGTCCAAGTTGGTCCTTGCTATTTCCGAGGCAATCAAAGGAATGATTATTTAATAATGCCACTTAGACATAACTACCGGTATTACATAGAATATTATTTTCACAAGGAATGCTCAATTTCTGTTTCCATAGCAATCCTATGATGTTCATACATGTTGGTGTGATGCTTTAATTCACATTACTAGTCTCAGGGTGAATAAGCCAAGAGAATATATCAGAACagattattgaaaatataaacagGACAATATTATTGCTAATTGATAGCTTTAGATAAGGTAATAACTCAATAATTTCTATCAACTTGGTTGTTTTCAGACTTTTTATGTCTGTGCCCCGACTTCCTTATTTACGTAAGACCTGAAGCTTGTGTTTTAAACTCCTCTGTTATTACTGGGAGGAttatgctcaaactttcacagttgaatgaatATAATTTGTAAATGATGGTTAAGCAAGCCAGTATGGCTGCAGctagttttggcagaattatggccctttgtctgtttaTCCACTTAAGAATATAGAGTCTCCAGAAGCTTGCATTTTGAACTTCCTTTAAGTGCTGTATGAATCTCACTCAAACTTCCTCTGTCAGTTAAGTGACCATAATGTTTTAATGATCTGTAAGAAAGGAATTTGGGCTGCAAAGAGTTTTGGCAGATTAGT is from Dreissena polymorpha isolate Duluth1 chromosome 14, UMN_Dpol_1.0, whole genome shotgun sequence and encodes:
- the LOC127858439 gene encoding fucose mutarotase-like, whose protein sequence is MPLKNVPKVISPELLFTLASMGHGDEIILADAHFPTTSICRFGPKEIRADGITIPKLLEGILQLLPLDTYVSHPVCLMDKVPEDKAKGVQTPIWTEYQVIIDNIEGSQVNIEKMERFKFYERAKRAFAIVHTGELAQYGNIILKKGLAL